In one window of Microbacterium dextranolyticum DNA:
- the mmsA gene encoding multiple monosaccharide ABC transporter ATP-binding protein: MAQHILEMRGITKTFPGVKALSNVNFAVENGEIHAICGENGAGKSTLMKVLSGVYPHGTYEGEIVYAGDEVQFRNLRDSEARGIVIIHQELALSPHLSIAENIFLNNERKGPAGLIDWNRTDHEASQLLARVGLKENPRRKINQIGVGKQQLVEIAKALSKEVKLLILDEPTAALNDEDSDHLLDLILSLKAEGITSIIISHKLNEIRKVADSVTVIRDGRTIETISKSDVTEDRIIKDMVGRDLANRYPDHEPKIGEELLRVENWTAHHPQDSSRVVVDDVSINVRAGEIVGIAGLMGAGRTEFAMSLFGHSYGSRISGRVFMRGKEIKTRTVAEAIENGLAYATEDRKTYGLNLIEDIKRNISMAALRKLEKAGLVNENEEFAVAEEFRRSMSIKAPGVLVKTGKLSGGNQQKVVLSKWIFSDPDVLILDEPTRGIDVGAKYEIYTIINRLAAAGKGIIVISSELPELLGISDRVYALSEGRITGELPVAEATPESVLKLMTTEKAR, from the coding sequence ATGGCCCAGCACATCCTCGAGATGCGAGGAATCACAAAGACGTTTCCCGGCGTCAAGGCGCTGTCGAATGTGAACTTCGCCGTCGAGAACGGCGAGATCCATGCGATCTGCGGCGAGAACGGGGCAGGCAAGTCCACGCTGATGAAAGTGCTGTCGGGGGTGTATCCCCACGGCACCTACGAAGGCGAGATCGTCTACGCCGGCGATGAGGTCCAGTTCCGCAACCTCCGCGACAGCGAGGCGCGCGGCATCGTGATCATCCACCAGGAGCTGGCGCTGAGCCCGCACCTGTCGATCGCCGAGAACATCTTCCTCAACAACGAGAGGAAGGGTCCCGCGGGTCTCATCGACTGGAATCGCACCGATCACGAGGCATCCCAGCTTCTCGCGCGCGTCGGCTTGAAAGAGAACCCGCGCCGCAAGATCAATCAGATCGGCGTCGGCAAACAGCAGCTCGTCGAGATCGCCAAGGCGCTCTCCAAGGAGGTCAAGCTGCTCATCCTCGACGAGCCGACGGCTGCGCTCAACGACGAGGACTCGGACCACCTGCTCGACCTGATCCTCAGCCTCAAGGCCGAGGGGATCACGTCGATCATCATCAGCCACAAACTGAACGAGATCCGCAAGGTCGCCGACAGCGTCACGGTCATCCGCGACGGCCGCACCATCGAGACCATCTCGAAGAGCGACGTCACCGAGGACCGCATCATCAAGGACATGGTCGGCCGTGACCTCGCCAACCGGTACCCAGACCACGAGCCGAAGATCGGCGAAGAGCTGCTCCGCGTCGAGAACTGGACCGCGCACCATCCCCAGGATTCGTCGCGCGTCGTCGTCGACGACGTCTCGATCAACGTCCGCGCCGGCGAGATCGTGGGGATCGCGGGGCTCATGGGTGCGGGTCGCACCGAGTTCGCGATGAGCCTGTTCGGCCACAGCTACGGCTCGCGCATCTCGGGACGCGTGTTCATGCGCGGCAAGGAGATCAAGACGCGCACCGTCGCGGAAGCGATCGAGAACGGACTCGCGTACGCCACGGAAGACCGCAAGACGTACGGCCTCAACCTGATCGAGGACATCAAGCGCAACATCTCGATGGCGGCGCTGCGCAAGCTCGAGAAGGCCGGCCTCGTCAACGAGAACGAGGAGTTCGCGGTCGCCGAGGAATTCCGACGGAGTATGAGCATCAAGGCGCCCGGTGTCCTGGTGAAGACGGGCAAGCTCTCCGGCGGCAACCAGCAGAAGGTCGTGCTGTCGAAGTGGATCTTCTCCGACCCCGACGTGCTCATCCTCGACGAGCCCACGCGCGGCATCGACGTCGGTGCCAAGTACGAGATCTACACCATCATCAATCGCCTGGCGGCGGCGGGGAAGGGCATCATCGTGATCTCCTCCGAGCTTCCCGAGCTGCTCGGCATCTCCGACCGCGTGTACGCGCTGTCGGAAGGTCGCATCACGGGCGAACTGCCCGTCGCCGAGGCGACGCCAGAGTCCGTCCTCAAGCTCATGACCACGGAGAAGGCCCGCTGA
- the mmsB gene encoding multiple monosaccharide ABC transporter permease, which translates to MSQNPTPVTSAGEEAVGAVIQPADNRATRWLSRVLSDLGSNGIFIALIAVIVLFTILTNGVLLRPQNISNLVVQNGYILVLAIGMVMVIIAGHIDLSVGSVAAFIGAVSGVFAVNWGLPWWLAILLSLVIGALVGAWQGFWIAFVGIPAFIVTLAGMLIFRGLALVVLGNANIGSFPGEYRALGNGFVSGVLGATNPDLFTLLIGAAAVVLLVVQQVRVRAGRLKYAQDVDPLAWFVVKLVLIAAGIGLFTYALASYKGIPVTLIVLAVLVLVYGIVMNRSVFGRHIYAIGGNRHAAELSGIKTRRVDFWLFVNMGLLAALAGLIFTARLNLAGPKAGDGFELEAISAAFIGGAAVQGGVGTIGGAIIGGLIIGVLNNGMSIMGIGIEWQQAVKGLVLLLAVAFDVYNKRRSGN; encoded by the coding sequence ATGTCACAGAATCCCACCCCCGTCACCTCCGCAGGAGAGGAAGCCGTCGGCGCGGTGATCCAGCCCGCCGACAATCGCGCGACGCGATGGCTGAGCCGCGTGCTCTCCGACCTGGGAAGCAACGGCATCTTCATCGCGCTGATCGCGGTGATCGTCCTTTTCACCATCCTCACCAACGGGGTGCTCCTGCGGCCGCAGAACATCTCCAACCTGGTGGTGCAGAACGGGTACATCCTGGTTCTCGCCATCGGCATGGTGATGGTCATCATCGCCGGACACATCGACCTCTCCGTCGGCTCGGTCGCCGCCTTCATTGGCGCTGTGTCGGGAGTGTTCGCCGTCAACTGGGGCCTGCCCTGGTGGCTGGCGATCCTTCTCTCGCTCGTGATCGGCGCACTGGTCGGCGCCTGGCAGGGCTTCTGGATCGCCTTCGTCGGCATTCCCGCCTTCATCGTAACGCTGGCGGGCATGCTCATCTTCCGCGGCCTCGCCCTGGTGGTGCTCGGCAACGCGAACATCGGCTCGTTCCCCGGCGAATACCGCGCCCTCGGCAACGGATTCGTCTCCGGGGTGCTCGGCGCGACCAACCCCGACCTGTTCACACTGCTCATCGGCGCCGCCGCCGTCGTGCTGCTGGTGGTCCAGCAGGTGCGCGTGCGTGCCGGACGCCTGAAGTACGCGCAGGACGTCGACCCGCTCGCGTGGTTCGTCGTGAAGCTCGTGCTGATCGCGGCGGGCATCGGACTGTTCACGTACGCGCTGGCGTCGTACAAGGGGATCCCGGTCACCCTCATCGTGCTCGCGGTGCTCGTCCTCGTCTACGGCATCGTGATGAACCGGTCGGTCTTCGGCCGTCACATCTACGCGATCGGCGGCAACAGGCACGCCGCCGAGCTTTCCGGTATCAAGACGCGTCGGGTCGACTTCTGGCTGTTCGTCAACATGGGGCTCCTCGCCGCGCTCGCCGGCCTCATCTTCACCGCGCGCCTCAACCTCGCCGGCCCCAAGGCCGGTGACGGCTTCGAGCTCGAGGCGATCTCCGCGGCCTTCATCGGCGGCGCGGCGGTGCAGGGAGGCGTCGGCACGATCGGCGGCGCGATCATCGGTGGTCTCATCATCGGCGTCCTGAACAACGGCATGTCGATCATGGGTATCGGCATCGAGTGGCAGCAGGCGGTCAAGGGCCTCGTGCTGCTGCTGGCCGTCGCCTTCGACGTCTACAACAAGCGCCGCTCCGGCAACTGA
- the chvE gene encoding multiple monosaccharide ABC transporter substrate-binding protein, which yields MLKKIMTGAVVAAVAVSLVACSSTKSGGAGSTDAAATDCNVGIAMPTRSLERWINDGEQLQKKLTDAGCKVDLQYADNKTDQQISQIQNQLAGGAKILVIAAIDGSTLGPVLDEAKKQNAKVIAYDRLINGSENVDYYATFDNYKVGQLQGKFLEDKLGLASGKGPYNLEPFAGSPDDNNAKFFFSGAWDVLKPYIDKGQLVVPSGKAPASDDAWASIGIQGWASDKAQAEMDNRLSSFYGGGKKVDAVLSPNDSLAIGIEASLKSAGYTAGAGYPIITGQDADKANVKAILDGLQAMTVWKDTRTLGDRVFTMIQQITKGETVEVNDEKTYNNGVKVVPAYLLTPEVVTKDDVQTKLIDSGFIKASDVGL from the coding sequence ATGCTGAAGAAGATCATGACGGGAGCGGTGGTCGCCGCTGTCGCCGTCAGCCTCGTCGCGTGTTCGTCGACGAAGTCGGGTGGGGCCGGTTCGACCGATGCCGCCGCCACCGACTGCAACGTCGGCATCGCGATGCCCACCCGCAGCCTCGAGCGATGGATCAACGACGGCGAGCAGCTCCAGAAGAAGCTCACGGATGCCGGGTGCAAGGTCGACCTGCAGTACGCGGACAACAAGACCGACCAGCAGATCAGCCAGATCCAGAACCAGCTCGCCGGCGGCGCGAAGATCCTCGTGATCGCCGCGATCGACGGGTCGACGCTCGGACCGGTGCTGGACGAGGCCAAGAAGCAGAACGCCAAGGTGATCGCGTACGACCGCCTCATCAACGGCAGCGAGAACGTGGACTACTACGCCACGTTCGACAACTACAAGGTCGGTCAGCTGCAGGGCAAGTTCCTGGAGGACAAGCTGGGTCTCGCCTCGGGTAAGGGGCCGTACAACCTCGAGCCGTTCGCCGGCAGCCCCGACGACAACAACGCGAAGTTCTTCTTCTCGGGCGCGTGGGACGTGCTGAAGCCGTACATCGACAAGGGTCAGCTCGTGGTGCCCAGCGGCAAGGCTCCCGCCAGCGACGATGCGTGGGCGAGCATCGGCATCCAGGGATGGGCTTCCGACAAGGCTCAGGCCGAGATGGACAACCGTCTGTCCTCGTTCTACGGCGGCGGCAAGAAGGTCGACGCGGTTCTGTCTCCCAACGACAGCCTCGCCATCGGCATCGAAGCCTCGCTCAAGTCCGCCGGCTACACCGCCGGTGCGGGGTACCCGATCATCACCGGACAGGACGCCGACAAGGCCAACGTCAAGGCGATCCTCGACGGGCTGCAGGCGATGACGGTCTGGAAGGACACGCGCACTCTCGGCGACCGCGTCTTCACGATGATCCAGCAGATCACCAAGGGTGAGACGGTCGAGGTCAACGACGAGAAGACGTACAACAACGGCGTCAAGGTCGTGCCCGCCTACCTGCTGACCCCCGAGGTGGTCACCAAGGACGACGTGCAGACGAAGCTCATCGACTCGGGCTTCATCAAGGCATCCGACGTCGGACTCTGA
- the mmsA gene encoding multiple monosaccharide ABC transporter ATP-binding protein, producing MTEPILRMSHISKSFNGIPALSDVSIDVQPGEVHAICGENGAGKSTLMKILSGVYPTGSFSGTITLEGQPVAFRSINDSEAAGVVIIHQELALSPYLSIAENIFLGNEMARRGVIDWNRTNTAAAELLDRVGLHENPATKVYELGVGKQQLVEIAKALAKEVKLLILDEPTAALNDDDSDHLLNLIDQLRMQGITCIIISHKLKEVLRIADSITVIRDGRTIETMRGTDADTDEGHIIRAMVGRDLNSLFPPREPDIGGELFRVEDWTVHHPVDSERVVIANASFHVRAGEIVGFAGLMGAGRTELAMSIFGRMYGTNISGRVYKNGEEIDVKTVDAAISHGIAYATEDRKRYGLNLIGDIQVNVSAAALSRLARLGVVDRFREYKVADSYRYKMNIKAPSVAAVTGRLSGGNQQKVVLSKWMFTGPDVLILDEPTRGIDVRAKYEIYGIINELAAQGKAVIIISSELPEVIGLSDRIYTISEGRITAEVERADATQETLMRHMTAGRN from the coding sequence ATGACCGAACCGATCCTTCGGATGTCCCACATCTCGAAGTCGTTCAACGGCATCCCCGCCCTCTCCGACGTGTCGATCGACGTGCAGCCCGGTGAGGTGCACGCGATCTGCGGCGAGAACGGCGCGGGTAAGTCGACGCTGATGAAGATCCTCTCCGGCGTCTACCCGACGGGGAGCTTCTCGGGCACGATCACGCTGGAGGGGCAGCCGGTCGCGTTCCGCTCGATCAACGACAGCGAAGCGGCCGGCGTCGTGATCATCCATCAGGAGCTCGCGCTCAGTCCATACCTCTCCATCGCCGAGAACATCTTCCTCGGCAACGAGATGGCCCGGCGCGGCGTGATCGACTGGAACCGCACGAACACCGCGGCGGCGGAGCTACTCGATCGCGTCGGCCTGCACGAGAACCCCGCGACCAAGGTCTACGAGTTGGGTGTCGGCAAGCAGCAGCTCGTCGAGATCGCGAAGGCGCTCGCCAAAGAGGTGAAGCTGCTCATCCTCGACGAGCCCACGGCCGCCCTGAACGACGACGATTCCGATCACCTGCTGAACCTCATCGATCAGCTGCGGATGCAGGGCATCACGTGCATCATCATCTCGCACAAGCTCAAAGAGGTGCTGCGCATCGCGGACAGCATCACGGTGATCCGCGACGGGCGCACGATCGAGACGATGCGCGGAACCGACGCCGACACCGACGAGGGGCACATCATCCGCGCGATGGTGGGCCGCGACCTCAACAGCCTGTTCCCGCCGCGAGAGCCTGACATCGGCGGCGAGCTGTTCCGCGTCGAGGACTGGACCGTGCACCACCCGGTGGACTCCGAGCGGGTCGTCATCGCGAACGCGAGCTTCCACGTCCGCGCCGGCGAGATCGTCGGATTCGCCGGTCTCATGGGCGCCGGACGCACCGAACTGGCCATGAGCATCTTCGGGCGGATGTACGGGACGAACATCTCCGGACGCGTCTACAAGAACGGCGAGGAGATCGACGTGAAAACGGTGGATGCCGCGATCTCCCATGGCATCGCGTACGCCACCGAGGACCGCAAGCGGTACGGGCTGAACCTCATCGGCGACATCCAGGTCAACGTCTCGGCGGCGGCGTTGTCCCGGCTCGCCCGCCTGGGGGTCGTCGACCGCTTCCGCGAGTACAAGGTGGCCGATTCGTACCGCTACAAGATGAACATCAAAGCGCCCAGCGTCGCCGCGGTGACGGGGCGCCTGTCGGGCGGCAACCAGCAGAAGGTCGTCCTGTCGAAGTGGATGTTCACCGGGCCGGATGTGCTCATCCTCGACGAGCCCACGCGCGGCATCGACGTCAGGGCGAAGTACGAGATCTACGGCATCATCAACGAGCTCGCCGCTCAGGGGAAGGCCGTCATCATCATCTCCTCGGAGCTGCCCGAGGTCATCGGACTCTCCGACCGCATCTACACCATCTCCGAAGGACGCATCACCGCCGAGGTCGAGCGGGCCGATGCCACCCAGGAAACACTCATGCGGCACATGACCGCCGGAAGGAACTGA
- the mmsB gene encoding multiple monosaccharide ABC transporter permease codes for MTTVSTSTTEPPVKRRSILSRINFRQYGILAALVIIIVLFQALTGGRLLMPGNVNNLIQQNAYVLILAIGMVMVIIAGHIDLSVGSVVAMVGAIAAIAMKDWGLPWWLAVVLALVVGAVVGAWQGLWIAFVGIPAFIVTLAGMLLFRGLTLVLLTGGTISALPDEFTAIGAGWLPPVFGYLNDLDAFTLGLGAVASVALVAQQLRTRATLRRLELPREVAWSFWLKNGVAVLAIMATSVILAAYNGTPIVLVILAVLVLAYTFVLDRTVFGRHVYAMGGNHFAAIMSGVKTKWVTFFVFVNMGVLAGLAGVVSTARAGSAVASAGQNYELDAIAAVFIGGAAVQGGIGTVVGAVIGGLVMGVLNMGLSILSVDAAWQMAIKGIVLLLAVAFDIFNKRRSGGM; via the coding sequence ATGACCACCGTGTCCACCTCGACGACCGAGCCGCCGGTGAAGCGCCGCAGCATCCTGTCGCGGATCAATTTCCGGCAGTACGGCATCCTGGCCGCGCTCGTCATCATCATCGTCCTGTTCCAGGCGCTCACCGGCGGACGTCTGCTCATGCCGGGCAACGTCAACAACCTCATCCAGCAGAACGCCTATGTGCTGATCCTCGCCATCGGCATGGTGATGGTCATCATCGCCGGCCATATCGACCTGTCGGTCGGATCCGTCGTCGCGATGGTCGGAGCCATCGCCGCGATCGCCATGAAGGACTGGGGTCTGCCGTGGTGGCTGGCGGTCGTCCTGGCGCTCGTGGTCGGCGCCGTCGTGGGAGCGTGGCAGGGACTGTGGATCGCGTTCGTCGGGATCCCCGCCTTCATCGTCACGCTGGCGGGCATGCTGCTCTTCCGCGGCCTGACCCTGGTGCTCCTCACCGGCGGCACGATCAGTGCGCTGCCCGACGAGTTCACCGCGATCGGTGCCGGGTGGCTGCCGCCGGTGTTCGGCTACCTCAACGACCTGGACGCGTTCACCCTGGGACTCGGCGCGGTCGCCAGCGTGGCGCTGGTCGCCCAGCAGCTGCGTACCCGTGCCACATTGCGGCGACTCGAGCTGCCCCGCGAAGTGGCCTGGTCGTTCTGGCTGAAGAACGGCGTGGCGGTCCTCGCGATCATGGCCACCTCGGTCATCCTCGCCGCCTACAACGGCACGCCGATCGTGCTCGTCATCCTCGCGGTGCTGGTGCTCGCCTACACGTTCGTCCTCGACCGCACCGTGTTCGGCCGGCACGTCTACGCGATGGGCGGCAACCATTTTGCCGCGATCATGAGCGGCGTGAAGACGAAGTGGGTGACCTTCTTCGTGTTCGTCAACATGGGAGTGCTCGCGGGGCTCGCCGGCGTCGTCAGCACGGCGCGCGCGGGCAGCGCGGTCGCCTCGGCGGGCCAGAACTACGAGCTCGACGCGATCGCGGCCGTCTTCATCGGCGGCGCCGCGGTGCAGGGCGGCATCGGCACGGTCGTGGGCGCGGTCATCGGTGGTCTCGTCATGGGCGTGCTGAACATGGGTCTGTCGATCCTGAGCGTGGATGCCGCGTGGCAGATGGCCATCAAGGGCATCGTGCTGCTGCTTGCGGTGGCGTTCGACATCTTCAACAAGCGCCGCAGCGGCGGAATGTGA
- a CDS encoding ROK family protein, whose translation MNPPAFEIVAPAPPTAGAVGGLRTTNDVVRQQNLSSVLSLLHLHGALSRAQLGTATGLNRSTVTGLVMELTELGLVREIPGAASTGRVGRPTLDLEPDQRVAALSVRVEPHAVTVALVGLGGVVHARLRHDTAAPPTPRRFVEIAASSIEVMRADIDRHYRVVGAGLAVPGLVNANGSVLIAPPLKWHRDPVAARLSDELGLTVTAGNDASIGALAESRFGVGRGVSNLLYIGGAMRGIGGGVIIDGTLLRGTSGYAGELGHTVVDPRGRRCACGRSGCLEAEVSYDLLEPLLGRRKLDEDELDVELGVVRDAAVMAEVARQVELLSIALTNFVNAFSPETIVLSGYLGCLLSVSRERLADAVRVQPLGAEGRTIRLERAHLRSRLMLIGPAELAFAELLSNPAGIRG comes from the coding sequence ATGAACCCCCCTGCCTTCGAGATCGTCGCCCCGGCGCCCCCGACGGCGGGTGCCGTCGGAGGGTTGCGGACGACCAATGACGTCGTCCGGCAACAGAACCTGTCGTCGGTGCTCTCGCTTCTGCATCTGCACGGTGCGCTCTCCCGCGCGCAGCTGGGGACGGCCACCGGGCTGAACCGCTCGACCGTCACCGGACTCGTGATGGAGCTGACCGAGCTGGGGCTCGTCCGTGAGATCCCGGGCGCGGCGAGCACAGGGCGGGTGGGGCGACCCACGCTCGACCTCGAGCCCGATCAGCGCGTCGCCGCGTTGAGTGTGCGCGTCGAGCCGCACGCGGTGACGGTGGCGCTCGTCGGACTCGGCGGCGTCGTCCACGCGCGCCTGCGCCATGACACCGCCGCCCCGCCGACGCCGCGACGCTTCGTGGAGATCGCCGCGTCGTCGATCGAAGTCATGCGCGCCGATATCGACCGTCACTACCGGGTGGTGGGAGCCGGTCTCGCCGTTCCGGGGCTCGTGAACGCGAACGGGTCGGTGCTCATCGCGCCGCCTCTCAAGTGGCATCGAGACCCGGTCGCGGCACGCCTGAGCGATGAGCTCGGGCTCACCGTCACGGCAGGGAACGATGCGAGCATCGGCGCCCTCGCCGAGTCTCGGTTCGGCGTCGGACGCGGGGTGAGCAATCTGCTCTACATCGGCGGGGCGATGCGGGGGATCGGGGGAGGGGTGATCATCGACGGGACCCTGTTGCGCGGCACCTCCGGCTACGCGGGCGAACTCGGCCACACGGTGGTCGACCCGCGCGGACGGCGTTGCGCGTGCGGGCGCTCCGGCTGCCTCGAAGCCGAGGTCAGCTACGACCTGCTCGAGCCGCTGCTCGGAAGACGCAAGCTCGACGAGGACGAGCTCGACGTCGAGCTGGGCGTCGTGCGCGACGCCGCCGTGATGGCGGAGGTGGCCCGCCAGGTGGAGCTCCTCTCGATCGCACTCACGAACTTCGTCAATGCCTTCAGTCCCGAGACGATCGTCCTCTCCGGGTATCTCGGATGCCTGCTGTCGGTCAGTCGCGAGCGCCTCGCGGATGCCGTGCGCGTGCAGCCGCTCGGCGCGGAGGGACGAACGATCCGGCTGGAGCGCGCGCATCTGAGGTCGCGACTGATGCTGATCGGGCCCGCGGAACTCGCCTTCGCCGAGCTTCTCTCGAATCCGGCCGGAATCCGAGGCTGA